The DNA window GGAATGCTCACCATCGGCACTGCCAATGTTCCCTTTAACACAGTAGCTCATGTTATGGCTAAACAACTGTTAGGTCTGGATAATATTGATATTTCCTCTACCCAACAAACAATTGTCTGGAATATCCGCTGGCAGCGCATCGCTCTGGCAATGATTGTCGGCAGCGGCTTGGCAGTATCGGGGGCCTGCTTTCAGACTATGTTTAAAAATCCATTGGCCGACCCCTTTGTTTTGGGTGTTTCATCCGGTGCGGCCCTGGGGGCAGCAGTAGCTATTATTACCCACTCACCTAATATGACGATTGTTTTTGCCTTCAGCGGTGCTATGCTCAGTCTGTCGCTGGTATACCTTTTAGGTCTGAAAGGCATGCATATTCAATCTGATCAGCAGCTGCTGCTGGCTGGGATTGCCTGCGGCGCCATGCTGAATGCCATGTTAAGCTGCCTGATGGCTTTAAACTCTCAGCAAATGCAGACAATTATGTTCTGGCTGATGGGCAGTCTTTCAAATTATAGTTCAAGCCTCAAACCGGTACTCGCAATTGTCGTCTGCGGCCTGATAATTGCTATGATTTATGCGCGTGATTTAGATGTAATGGCCCTTGGCGATGAAGATGCCCAGTTTCTCGGGGTTGATGTCAAAAAAGTAAAGTTCACTTTGCTTATATCAACCACCTTAGTGACAGGGGCCTGTGTCTCGGTGAGCGGTATTATCGGCTTTATCGGTCTGATAGTACCGCATCTCGTCCGCAAATTGGCCGGACCGGAGCATTTGCTCCTCCTCCCGCTTAGCGCAATTTTCGGCGCAGCCTTTCTTCTTTTAGCCGATGGCTTAACCCGCCTCCTCCCATTAATGTCAGGCATTCCGGTCGGAGTAGTCACCGCGCTGTTTGGCAGCCCAT is part of the Veillonellaceae bacterium genome and encodes:
- a CDS encoding iron ABC transporter permease; this translates as MRQLTHKKLILVSISALFLAVIALGMLTIGTANVPFNTVAHVMAKQLLGLDNIDISSTQQTIVWNIRWQRIALAMIVGSGLAVSGACFQTMFKNPLADPFVLGVSSGAALGAAVAIITHSPNMTIVFAFSGAMLSLSLVYLLGLKGMHIQSDQQLLLAGIACGAMLNAMLSCLMALNSQQMQTIMFWLMGSLSNYSSSLKPVLAIVVCGLIIAMIYARDLDVMALGDEDAQFLGVDVKKVKFTLLISTTLVTGACVSVSGIIGFIGLIVPHLVRKLAGPEHLLLLPLSAIFGAAFLLLADGLTRLLPLMSGIPVGVVTALFGSPFFLYVLCTLRRGSH